A portion of the Faecalibacterium sp. I3-3-89 genome contains these proteins:
- a CDS encoding SDR family NAD(P)-dependent oxidoreductase — MAGLKGKTGIVTGGSSGIGFQIANVLAQAGATVYVISRTGKPKEGVGESAPGVVHLRGDIGNAEAMKTLVAELAAKHNGCLDFLVNNAGVSYKCRAEDFPMEQFDNIMNVNVKYLFQMSVICYPYLKKSADKGRVINITSMSAHLGFSEVVPYCASKGAVLAMTRALAVEWAQDNITVNSIAPGWFRSKMNEQVVDAAREQKILNRMPLHAYGDTRDLGKMAEFLVGDGAAYITGQDFAVDGGALAFGY, encoded by the coding sequence ATGGCAGGTTTGAAGGGAAAGACCGGTATCGTCACCGGCGGTAGCAGCGGGATCGGTTTCCAGATCGCAAATGTGCTGGCTCAGGCCGGCGCGACAGTTTATGTCATCAGCCGCACCGGCAAGCCCAAAGAGGGTGTAGGCGAAAGTGCACCGGGCGTTGTCCATCTGCGGGGTGACATCGGCAATGCAGAAGCTATGAAAACACTGGTGGCGGAGCTGGCCGCAAAGCATAACGGCTGTCTGGATTTTCTGGTAAACAACGCAGGCGTCAGCTATAAATGCCGGGCCGAGGACTTTCCCATGGAGCAGTTTGACAATATCATGAATGTGAATGTCAAATACCTGTTCCAGATGAGTGTGATTTGTTACCCCTATCTGAAGAAAAGTGCGGACAAGGGCCGCGTCATCAACATCACCAGCATGAGCGCCCATCTGGGCTTCAGCGAGGTGGTGCCGTACTGTGCCAGCAAGGGCGCTGTGCTGGCGATGACCCGCGCTCTGGCCGTGGAGTGGGCGCAGGACAACATCACCGTCAACAGCATTGCGCCGGGGTGGTTCCGCAGCAAAATGAACGAGCAGGTAGTGGACGCAGCCCGGGAGCAGAAAATTCTGAACCGGATGCCGCTGCACGCCTACGGTGACACCCGCGATTTGGGCAAGATGGCCGAATTTCTGGTGGGCGATGGCGCGGCTTACATCACCGGACAGGATTTTGCCGTGGATGGCGGCGCACTGGCTTTCGGTTATTGA
- a CDS encoding DUF2500 domain-containing protein — translation MFYAGFDMLFSILFPILFLVVLGMILYTIIGNISTWNKNNHSPRLTVPATVVAKRTEVSRHHTDNTMAHTFTTYYVTFQVESGDRMELTVSGSDYGMLVEGDIGKLSFQGTRYLGFERN, via the coding sequence ATGTTTTACGCTGGATTTGATATGCTGTTCAGCATTCTGTTTCCCATCCTGTTCCTTGTGGTTTTGGGTATGATCCTATACACCATCATCGGAAATATCAGCACATGGAATAAAAACAACCATTCGCCGCGGCTGACTGTTCCGGCAACGGTTGTGGCAAAGCGAACGGAAGTTTCTCGCCACCATACAGACAATACGATGGCGCATACGTTCACGACCTATTATGTGACCTTTCAGGTAGAGAGCGGCGACCGCATGGAGCTTACCGTAAGTGGTTCGGACTACGGAATGCTTGTGGAGGGCGACATTGGAAAGCTGAGTTTTCAGGGCACCCGCTACCTTGGGTTTGAGCGGAACTGA
- a CDS encoding DUF6054 family protein: MAIFEKTIRNKNFDKLLRKLEQEIPDSSWSANLEAGSDFKEGNARCSVRVFERYSMMGGNRLSLTLTMFQNGDSPIRLSAITAGGSQAVFFKVNTLGEESFLDDVKNLLEEILEE; this comes from the coding sequence ATGGCAATCTTTGAAAAGACCATCCGAAACAAGAATTTTGACAAACTGCTTCGGAAGCTGGAACAGGAAATTCCGGACAGCAGCTGGTCGGCCAATCTGGAAGCGGGCAGCGACTTCAAAGAGGGCAATGCCCGGTGCAGCGTTCGTGTGTTTGAACGGTACAGCATGATGGGCGGCAACCGCCTGAGCCTGACGTTGACCATGTTCCAGAATGGGGACAGCCCCATCCGGCTGTCTGCGATTACGGCGGGCGGCAGTCAAGCGGTGTTCTTCAAGGTGAACACCCTCGGAGAAGAATCTTTTCTGGACGATGTAAAAAACCTGCTGGAAGAAATTTTGGAGGAATAA